In Candidatus Cloacimonadota bacterium, the genomic window AATCAAAAACAATGATAAAAACTTTGCGCAACGCTCACTCAAGCAATATATTATGGGTAATATTGAAATTTTAAAAGCCTTTTTTATGTCGAACAATATGTGGAATCCAACATCAAAAAAGCAGTTGACAGATATGCCATGCCTAAAAATGTGACCATAAATCAAAGTGCGAACTTTCAAGGAGCAAGATAAATGAAACAGGGAATACACCCCAAATATGAAGAAGTAACCGTACGCTGTGCCTGCGGTAACGAATTTCAAACCCGTTCCACCAAAGGCAACCTGCATGTGGATATCTGTAACGTTTGCCATCCTTTTTACACTGGAAAACAGAAGATTATCGACACTGCCGGTCGAGTTGAAAAATTCAACAAGAAATACAACATCAAAAACGAAGAATAGCACAACGTTCAAAACCGCCATTTCACCGTAGCTCCAAGCTTGGGAGATGGCTTTTTTTGTGCCGCAAAAAAGAAATGAAGGATTTTGGAAATGGAAGTTAAAAAAGAAATCAGTGTTGGTGGGCAAGCCGTAATTGAAGGTGTGATGATGCGTGGGCCGGAATCCATTGCCACTGCGCTGCGTCGCCAAGATGGCACAATTGAACTTTTCAAGGAGCCTTTCACCAGCAAAGCCAAAAAAGGCAGTTTTTTGGGTGTGCCCATCATCAGGGGCTTCGTATCTTTGATTGAGATGTTGAATATTGGCATGAAGACCCTCACGCTTTCAGCAAACAGAGCGGAATTGGATCTCAAAGCCGAGGAAGAAGCCAATGGAAAAAAGCAAAAAGAAAAGAGTAAAGTTGCCCTGCAAGTGGAAAATATCATCAGCTACATTTTTGCCTTTGGCCTGGCTTTTATACTTTTCGCCTGGCTACCCTACAGGATTGCAGATTGGATTGGTCTTTCAAAACAGAATTTCTATTTCAATCTATTCGCCGGCAGCATCCGCATCGTGTTTTTCGTTTTCTACATTTGGCTGATCAGTCGTCTCAAGGACATCCACAGGCTTTTCCAATATCATGGCGCGGAACATAAAAACGTGAACGCCTACGAAAAAGAGACCGGGCTGGAAATCTCTGCAATCCAGAGCAACACCACCATTCACCCGCGTTGTGGCACCAGCTTTATGTTTTTTGTTTTGTTGGTGGCAATCCTGATCTTTTCCGTGACAGACACCCTGGTTTCCGTGTTCATTATAAAAGGTCAGGTCCCGATGGCTCTGCGTTTGGGTTACCACTTTCTTCTGATTCCTCTGGTTTCAGGCGTCAGCTACGAAATCCTGAAATTCAGCGGCAAAAACCTGAAACATCCTGTGGTGAAGATTCTCACTGTACCCGGAATGGCTTTGCAGCGCATCACCACCCAGCAACCTGATGACCTCATGGTTGAAACCGCGTTGGTAGCGATGAAAGCCGCTCTGGACATGGATTTGGATGGACACCAAGTGAAGGTGATGCAAAGCTGATGTTACCCCGCGAAAAACTGGAGGGTTTGAAACAGGAATTGGCTGAGTTGCAGGAAAAGCTCTCGGATAGCAGCATATTGAGCGATCCACGCCGCTATAAAGAACTCTCTCGCAGAAACAAGGAACTTTCCCAAATCTGCGCAGAGTGGGATCTTTATCAAAATCTTGAAACACAAGCCCGGGACGCGGAGCAAATTATAAAAACGGAAAATGACCCCGAGATGCTTGAGCTTGCCCGAGCGGAACTGGTTGATCTCAATAGCCAAATGGCAGCAAGCGAAGAAAAACTGCGAGATTTGCTCATTCCCAGCGATCCAAATGATGGCAAAAATGCGATTGTGGAAATCCGCGCTGGGACCGGAGGCGAGGAAGCCGCGCTTTTTGTGGCTGTTCTCTACCGCATGTATGGCTATTATTCTGATCAAAAAGGCTGGAAACTCCAACTTTTGGATTTGAACGAAACCGGTTTGGGCGGCTACAAAGAAATAATCTTCATGCTCAGCGGTGAAGATGCCTTTGGCATGATGCGTTTTGAAAGTGGCGTACACCGCGTTCAACGCATCCCAGTCACCGAATCCGGAGGTCGCATCCATACCTCCGCTGTCAGTGTGGCTGTGCTTCCTGAGGCTGAAGATATCGATGTGGAAATCAACGAAAACGAACTCCGCATCGATGTTTACCGCAGTACCGGCCACGGTGGCCAAAGTGTGAACACAACTGACTCCGCGGTCCGCATCACGCATGTCCCCACCGGAATAGTGGTCACCTGTCAAGACGAAAAATCTCAGATTAAAAACAAGGCCAAGGCAATGAAAGTCCTGCGTTCCAGGCTCCTGGACGCGGAAATCAGTCGCCAGGAACAGGAAATCGCCCGTTCTCGAAAAGCCCAAGTCAGCACCGGAGATCGTTCCGCCAAGATACGTACCTACAATTTTCCCCAATCCAGAGTCACAGACCACAGAATAAACTTGACAAGCCACAACCTCGATGCTTTTCTGGCAGGAAACATCGACGAGTTTGTCCAAGCTCTGCGAATGGCTTGGCGCAGCGAAAAGGTTAACGAATAATGTCAATACCACTTTTAATTCTTTGGATCGCGGTTTTTTTGCTTCTGCTGACCCTGTCTTTTCTGTTTTCCGGAATT contains:
- the rpmE gene encoding 50S ribosomal protein L31; the encoded protein is MKQGIHPKYEEVTVRCACGNEFQTRSTKGNLHVDICNVCHPFYTGKQKIIDTAGRVEKFNKKYNIKNEE
- a CDS encoding DUF1385 domain-containing protein — encoded protein: MEVKKEISVGGQAVIEGVMMRGPESIATALRRQDGTIELFKEPFTSKAKKGSFLGVPIIRGFVSLIEMLNIGMKTLTLSANRAELDLKAEEEANGKKQKEKSKVALQVENIISYIFAFGLAFILFAWLPYRIADWIGLSKQNFYFNLFAGSIRIVFFVFYIWLISRLKDIHRLFQYHGAEHKNVNAYEKETGLEISAIQSNTTIHPRCGTSFMFFVLLVAILIFSVTDTLVSVFIIKGQVPMALRLGYHFLLIPLVSGVSYEILKFSGKNLKHPVVKILTVPGMALQRITTQQPDDLMVETALVAMKAALDMDLDGHQVKVMQS
- the prfA gene encoding peptide chain release factor 1 produces the protein MLPREKLEGLKQELAELQEKLSDSSILSDPRRYKELSRRNKELSQICAEWDLYQNLETQARDAEQIIKTENDPEMLELARAELVDLNSQMAASEEKLRDLLIPSDPNDGKNAIVEIRAGTGGEEAALFVAVLYRMYGYYSDQKGWKLQLLDLNETGLGGYKEIIFMLSGEDAFGMMRFESGVHRVQRIPVTESGGRIHTSAVSVAVLPEAEDIDVEINENELRIDVYRSTGHGGQSVNTTDSAVRITHVPTGIVVTCQDEKSQIKNKAKAMKVLRSRLLDAEISRQEQEIARSRKAQVSTGDRSAKIRTYNFPQSRVTDHRINLTSHNLDAFLAGNIDEFVQALRMAWRSEKVNE